Proteins encoded together in one Phycisphaerae bacterium window:
- a CDS encoding NADP-dependent glyceraldehyde-3-phosphate dehydrogenase, which produces MPTRVSVPAKIFPAALTQIPADMRVEYYRAGARYLIDGQVRDWDGPCEEVHSPVCIDGPGGPTPFALGRYPLMTAEVAREALAAARKAYNHGCGVWPGMSVADRIRHVEDFIPRMEAVRDEVVRLLMWEIGKTLPDARKEFDRTVDYIRDTVQALKELDRTSSRFAVEQGFVAQIRRSPLGVVLCMGPFNYPLNETFTTLIPALIMGNTVIFKPPKHGVLLHAPLLKAFAESFPPGVVNTAYGDGRTIIGPLMESGDIDVLAFIGSAKVAALLKHQHPRPNRLRCVFGLEAKNPAVILPHADLDLAVKECALGALSYNGQRCTAIKIIFVHHSVADTFCARLAVTVGQFLAGMPWEDGVQITPLPEDGKPQWLRKLVDEAVAGGARIMNPGGGVIDHTFFYPAVLYPAKPKMEICQVEQFGPVVPVLPYNDEQEVIDWVINCPVGQQAALFGNEPQRMSRLIDTLVNQVCRVNLNSQCQRGPDTFPFTGRKDSAEGTLSVSDALRVFSIRSLVAAKANDANEKLVSEIIRGRHSKFLSTDFIF; this is translated from the coding sequence CCGGGGCACGCTACCTCATCGACGGCCAGGTCCGCGACTGGGATGGGCCCTGCGAGGAAGTGCACTCGCCCGTGTGCATCGACGGGCCCGGCGGCCCCACGCCCTTCGCCCTCGGCCGCTATCCGCTGATGACCGCGGAGGTGGCGCGCGAGGCGCTCGCGGCTGCCCGTAAAGCGTACAACCACGGCTGCGGCGTCTGGCCGGGCATGTCGGTGGCTGACCGGATCCGGCACGTCGAGGATTTCATCCCGCGTATGGAAGCCGTGCGCGACGAGGTCGTCCGGCTGCTCATGTGGGAGATTGGCAAGACGTTGCCCGACGCCCGCAAGGAGTTCGACCGCACCGTCGACTACATCCGCGACACTGTCCAGGCCCTCAAGGAACTTGATCGCACCAGCTCGCGCTTCGCCGTCGAGCAGGGCTTCGTCGCCCAAATCCGCCGTAGCCCGCTCGGCGTCGTGCTCTGCATGGGCCCCTTCAACTACCCGCTGAACGAGACGTTCACCACGCTCATCCCCGCCCTCATCATGGGCAACACCGTCATCTTTAAGCCGCCCAAGCACGGCGTACTCCTCCACGCCCCCCTGCTCAAGGCGTTCGCCGAGTCGTTCCCGCCCGGCGTGGTCAACACGGCCTACGGCGACGGCCGCACGATCATCGGCCCGCTGATGGAAAGCGGCGACATTGACGTGCTCGCCTTCATCGGCTCAGCCAAGGTGGCCGCCCTGCTCAAACACCAGCACCCCCGCCCCAACCGGCTGCGATGTGTGTTCGGCCTGGAAGCGAAGAACCCCGCGGTCATCCTGCCGCACGCGGACCTCGACCTGGCTGTGAAGGAATGCGCCCTCGGCGCGCTCTCCTACAACGGCCAGCGCTGCACGGCGATCAAGATCATCTTCGTGCACCACAGCGTCGCGGACACGTTCTGTGCCCGCCTCGCCGTCACCGTCGGCCAGTTCCTCGCGGGGATGCCCTGGGAAGACGGCGTCCAGATCACGCCGTTGCCCGAGGACGGCAAACCCCAGTGGCTGCGCAAGCTCGTCGACGAGGCCGTCGCCGGCGGCGCCCGGATCATGAATCCCGGCGGCGGCGTCATCGACCACACGTTCTTCTACCCCGCCGTCCTCTACCCGGCGAAGCCAAAGATGGAAATCTGCCAGGTTGAGCAGTTCGGTCCCGTCGTCCCGGTGCTGCCCTACAACGACGAGCAGGAGGTCATCGACTGGGTGATCAACTGCCCGGTCGGGCAACAGGCGGCGCTGTTCGGCAACGAGCCGCAGCGCATGAGCCGGCTGATTGACACGCTGGTGAACCAGGTCTGCCGGGTGAATCTCAACAGCCAGTGCCAGCGCGGCCCCGACACGTTTCCGTTCACCGGCCGCAAGGATTCCGCCGAGGGCACGCTCTCCGTCTCCGACGCGCTGCGTGTCTTCTCCATCCGCAGTCTCGTCGCCGCGAAGGCCAACGACGCCAACGAGAAACTCGTCTCCGAGATCATCCGCGGCCGACACTCGAAGTTCCTGTCGACGGACTTCATTTTCTAG
- a CDS encoding CocE/NonD family hydrolase, protein MARAMMRGGRTGAVWGLVCALGAAAYAQDATQPASQPSGPPASLAGFADDGKFQLYVNDDAVATIEFTWTKDGRFENTQVISTAGQTVTRRLNITPDDAGIWKRITLDTAKGPATLERAGDVARRTIGESVTNISLRAGAVLFENTAPALTSMAVRAYDRQKGGKQTLPVFFVPSAVADATLEALPAETRTIKGRPTHFARFTYGLPGVDAALWVDEDGRTCLVDIPAQHAAFVREGYDELRKSATAASQAAPEHEIKVDKDVRVPMRDGVHLATDIYRPDAGGRFPVILTRTPYKKDMAEVTARYYARRGYVFAAQDCRGRFGSEGTWEPFIHEADDGYDAIEWLAAQPWSSGKVGMVGASYGGWVQWWAASRKPPHLVTILPSVSPPDPFYNVPYEYGTFFLTGAVFWADVLESEATADISGAAMAKVRGKDYHKHLQALPVIELDKAVLGKENRYWRTWIAHPTNDAYWAPANFLDRLKDVRIPVFHQAGWYDGDGIGTKLNYLRMASHGAPYQKLVVGPWGHTQDAQRVTQGRDFGPEAVIDLQAERLRWLDHWLKGADNGVANEPLVSVFVMGANKWLRGNVYPLPLTRFEKWYLVSGGHANTSTGDGRLSNEPPTGATSDQYTYDPGDPTPDPNFFTGLDVSEGAERSVDDEKQAREVFHENTTRARKDILVYTTEPLTEALTIAGPVSAVLYAATTARDTDWFVRLMEVSEDGQIFPLVEGRLRARFRQSTMNPELLEPGRVYEYQLDLWQTGITIPSGRRLRVEVASASFPMFSRNLNTGGHNEMETDYVAAEQTIYHSAEYPSHVLLPVIPAVP, encoded by the coding sequence GTGGCAAGGGCGATGATGCGCGGCGGACGGACTGGGGCGGTGTGGGGGCTGGTCTGCGCGCTGGGCGCGGCGGCGTACGCTCAAGACGCCACGCAGCCGGCGAGCCAGCCGAGTGGCCCGCCGGCGTCGCTGGCGGGATTCGCGGACGATGGCAAGTTCCAGCTCTATGTGAACGACGACGCTGTCGCGACGATCGAATTTACCTGGACTAAGGACGGGCGTTTCGAAAACACGCAGGTAATCTCGACCGCGGGTCAGACGGTGACGCGCCGGCTGAACATTACGCCGGACGATGCGGGCATCTGGAAGCGGATCACGCTCGACACGGCAAAAGGCCCGGCGACGCTGGAGCGCGCGGGCGACGTTGCCCGGCGGACGATCGGCGAGTCGGTCACGAACATTTCGCTTCGGGCCGGGGCGGTGCTGTTCGAGAACACGGCTCCGGCGCTGACGAGCATGGCGGTGCGGGCATATGACCGGCAGAAGGGCGGCAAGCAGACATTGCCGGTGTTCTTCGTGCCGAGCGCGGTGGCGGACGCGACGCTGGAAGCGTTGCCCGCAGAGACGCGCACGATCAAGGGGCGCCCAACGCACTTCGCGCGCTTTACATACGGCCTGCCCGGTGTGGATGCGGCGCTTTGGGTCGATGAGGACGGGCGCACCTGTCTGGTCGACATTCCGGCCCAGCACGCGGCGTTTGTGCGCGAAGGGTACGACGAGCTCCGCAAGTCTGCGACGGCCGCCAGTCAGGCAGCGCCGGAACATGAGATCAAGGTGGATAAGGACGTTCGCGTGCCGATGCGCGACGGCGTGCACCTCGCGACGGATATCTATCGGCCGGACGCCGGGGGGCGTTTCCCGGTCATCCTGACGCGCACGCCGTACAAGAAGGACATGGCGGAGGTCACGGCGCGCTACTACGCGCGGCGTGGGTACGTGTTCGCGGCGCAGGACTGTCGCGGGCGGTTTGGGTCGGAGGGGACGTGGGAGCCGTTCATTCACGAGGCGGACGACGGCTATGACGCGATCGAGTGGCTGGCCGCGCAGCCGTGGTCGAGCGGCAAGGTCGGCATGGTGGGTGCATCGTACGGCGGTTGGGTGCAGTGGTGGGCGGCCAGCCGCAAGCCGCCGCACCTGGTGACGATCCTCCCGAGCGTGTCGCCGCCGGACCCGTTTTACAACGTGCCGTACGAGTACGGCACGTTCTTCCTGACGGGCGCGGTGTTCTGGGCGGACGTGCTGGAGAGCGAGGCCACGGCGGACATTTCGGGGGCGGCGATGGCGAAGGTGCGGGGCAAGGACTACCACAAGCACCTGCAGGCGCTGCCGGTGATTGAGCTGGACAAGGCGGTACTGGGGAAGGAGAACCGCTACTGGCGCACGTGGATCGCGCACCCGACGAATGACGCGTACTGGGCGCCGGCGAATTTCCTCGACCGGCTGAAGGACGTGCGCATCCCCGTGTTTCACCAGGCGGGGTGGTACGACGGCGACGGCATCGGCACGAAGCTGAACTACCTGCGGATGGCGAGCCATGGGGCTCCGTACCAGAAGCTGGTGGTCGGACCGTGGGGGCATACGCAGGATGCACAGCGCGTGACGCAGGGCCGCGACTTCGGCCCCGAGGCGGTGATCGATTTGCAGGCGGAGCGCTTGCGCTGGCTGGACCACTGGCTGAAGGGTGCTGACAACGGCGTCGCGAATGAGCCGCTGGTGAGCGTGTTCGTGATGGGAGCGAACAAGTGGCTGCGCGGCAACGTGTATCCGCTGCCGCTGACGCGCTTCGAGAAGTGGTATCTGGTGAGCGGCGGACATGCGAATACGTCCACCGGCGATGGTCGCCTGTCGAATGAGCCGCCGACCGGGGCGACCTCGGACCAGTACACGTATGATCCTGGCGACCCGACGCCGGACCCGAATTTCTTCACGGGCTTGGATGTTTCGGAAGGTGCAGAGCGGTCGGTTGATGACGAGAAACAGGCGCGGGAAGTGTTCCATGAGAACACGACGCGGGCGCGGAAGGACATTCTCGTGTACACGACGGAGCCGCTTACCGAAGCACTGACGATTGCGGGGCCGGTGTCGGCGGTGTTGTACGCCGCCACGACGGCGCGCGACACGGATTGGTTTGTGCGGCTGATGGAGGTCAGCGAGGACGGGCAGATCTTCCCGCTCGTGGAGGGCCGGCTGCGCGCGCGATTCCGACAGTCGACGATGAACCCGGAATTGCTGGAGCCGGGGCGCGTGTACGAGTATCAGCTCGACCTGTGGCAGACCGGCATCACGATCCCGTCGGGGCGGCGGCTGCGCGTGGAGGTCGCGTCGGCGTCCTTCCCAATGTTCTCACGTAACCTGAACACCGGCGGGCATAATGAGATGGAGACGGACTACGTCGCGGCGGAGCAGACGATCTATCACAGCGCGGAGTATCCGTCGCACGTGCTGCTGCCGGTGATCCCGGCGGTGCCGTAG